The genomic window ACATTTCTAATAAAAGCCAGTTACTTTTATCTAGTTTTACAGTTACTACTTGTCCACTAAATTTTTTTAATCCACCATAATTATTAAATTTTGCTGATAAAACTTGTATTTCTTTATCTCTATTATCATCACATAAATCTGCTGTTTGAATATTCATAATTGTTCCTTCTTTTCCTAAATAAATAATGTTCCTATATTAATAAAATAAAATGTATAAAAAGTGTATAAATTAAAAAAAGTTTAAATAAAAATATTAATATTCAAAAATAAGCAAAAAAGTAACAATATGATAATTATATGAAATATACTATAATTAAAAAAAATTATGTGAGAAGAAAATGAAAAGAATTACCAATGAATCGATGTTTGAGATAATCTCTTATTTAGAAGAAGAACTAAAAAATAAAAATGAAGTTTTATTTGAAGTATTAAATCCAGATATAAAAATAGATATTTATGCAGGAGAGATAATAAAATTAGAAAATCAAGAATTTGTTTATAGATCTTATAAATCATGGACTGATTTAGCTGAATTATTGTTTTCAAAATTGTTAATTGTTTCTATAAAGGTCCAAACAGTTGTTATAAAACTACAAAAATTAAATAAAAATGATTCATTTCATAAAGATTTAAATGATGAAAAAAATGAAAAATATGGTGAATTATCAACTTTTTTCAGAATTAATAAAAATGAAGAACCAGCTTTTTTATATGCTTATATAAATGCTTTGAAAAATGTAAAAATTGAAGAAAAAAGAAATATTTTAAATTTAGGAATAAATAAAGCAGATGAATTTGAAATAATAAAAAAGTTAGTAGATGAAGATGTTCTAAAGCAGATGCATTTTATAGGAATTGATTACTCTTCTAGTGCTATTGAATATTCTAAAAAAAGATTTCCACAAGATAATTTTAATTTTTATAATCAGGATATTAATAAATTAGAGGAATTAAATCTAAAAAAAGCAGATTTAATTATTTCAATAGGAACTCTTCAAAGTTCAGGATTAAATTTTAAATTGTTATTTATGGATTTAATTCAAAATTATTTAGAAGATAAAGGTTCAATAATATTAGGTTTTCCCAATTGTAGATGGATAAATGGAGAGATGATTTATGGAGCAAAAGCTGCAAATTATTCATATAGTGAACAATCTGTTTTATATAAAGATGTTTATTTTTGTAAAAAATATCTTCAACAAAAGAAATATAGAGTTACTTTAACTGGAAAAAATTATCTTTTTTTAACTGCAACTTCAATTAAATAGGGAAAATACTTTGTTTATATAACTTTTTTTTGTTACAATTATCTTATAAAAATAAAAGGAGTTTATTATGCCAGCAAAACATATTGAAGTTAAAACATTTAAGTTAGCTCACAGTATAGATGATACTGTAAAAATAGAACATGTTGAAAAACCTTATGGTGAATATAGTAGTCCAGTTGTTAGTATTGCAGTTTATTCTCATGGTAAAACTAAAACTTCAGAAGTTGAAATTCCTTATGAAAATATAGAAACATTTTTAAAAGCGTTACATGAATCAATTGATTTATGTGAATCAATTCCTAGAAATCCAATTTATGCAGAATTAAATTCAGATATTGGCGGAGGAGCTTAATTTTATGTCTTTAGATTTATCTAAAAGGTCAGACTCTTTGAGTTTGGCCTTTATTTTTTTGGCTTTTTTAGTCTCTTTAGTAGCAACATTAGGAAGTCTTTTTTTTTCACAAATAATGAATTTCATACCTTGCTCTTTATGTTGGTATCAAAGAATATTTATGTATCCTTTAGTATTTTTATTTTTAATAAATTTACTTTTTCCTGATGATAAAATATTTAAATATACTTTTCCAATAGTATTAATAGGTTGGAGTATCTCAATTTATCATAATTTATTAATGTATAAAATTATTCCTGAAGATTTATCACCTTGTGTTCAAGGTGTGCCTTGTTCAACTATGTATATTAATTGGTTAGGATTTATTACAATCCCTTTGTTATCTTTTTTTGCTTATACTATCATCCTTATTTTATTAATAATTTTAAAAAAGGAAATAAATGAAAAATAAAAAATTAGTAGGAATAACTCTATTTGTTTTAGTAGTTTTATTCATTGCATTAGGCTATTTTTACAAAAATAGTCAAAATAATAAAGAATCTTCTCTTGTATCTTCAAATACAACATCTTTGGTAAAACAACAATCAATATCATTTGGTGAAAATAAACAAAATGTTACAGTAGTTGAATTTTTAGACCCAGAATGTGAATCTTGCGCACTTTTTTATCCAATAATGAGAAAACTTTATAAAGAGCATTATTCTGATATAAAATTAGTAATTAGATATTTAGCGAATCATAAAAATTCAAAATTTGCTATTCAAATTCTTGAAGCTTCACGAGAACAAAATAAATACGAAGAAGTGTTAAATATTATCTTTGAAAAACAGTCACTTTGGGCAGACCATAATAATGAAAAACCAGAATTATTATGGACATTTTTATCACAAATAGATGGATTAAATATTGATAAATTAAAAGAAGATATGAAAAATCCTAAAATAGATGAAATTTTAAATAACGATGCAAAAGATGCAAAAGATTTAGAAGTTAGAGGAACACCAACGGTTTTTGTAAATAATAAAAAGTTACAAAGATTATCTGAAAAAGATTTATTCGATTTAGTTGAAACAGAAATTTACAAATAAAAGGAAAATTGATGGATGTTTTTGGAAAAGTAACTGATTTTATAACTCTTGTACAAGAATCAGATTATAATTTATCAATGATTTATTCTCAAGATCCAAATACTATTTATGTAATTCTATTGATTATGTTAGCTTTATTATTCGGAGTATTATTTACTTTGAATAATATAGTAAAAACTAAAGAGCTTTTAAATCTAATTTCAGAAATAAAAGATACAAAAGAGCTTGAAGAGTATAATAATAAACTAAATAAAATTGTTTTAGAATTGCCAAAAAGAGGTTTTAAACCAGCTAATAATCTAAACTCTTTAAAAGAAGTTATTTTAAAAAATCATTTAAATTTATTGAAAAATAAAAACATAAAAGAGAAGATTGAACAGTATAAATATTTATCAAATTCATATACTTCAATTTTTGAAAGTATGAAAAAGTTTAATATAAAAGATGGAATTAAATTCTATGAAAAAAAATCAAAAGATCTTTTAGATATAGAGTTATTTAAAGAGTTAGAAAATTACTACAAAAATACATATTTTAAAAAAGAAGATGCTGTTTTTGTTGATAGTATCGTTTCTTATGCAAATTCTACAGCAAATTCTAGTGATATTATTAATCCATTATTTATTCAAATAAATAGATTTGATTTTGGTTTTAACCTAGAACTATTTAAATTTATTAGAGCTTTAGATAAAAAGAAATCAGAGCGAATTTTTATTGAGTGCAATAAAAAAATGGATAATTTATTATCAAACGAATATGGTAAAGTTTCAGAAGTTATTTTGTTTTATATGTTAAAAAATGGTGAAGAAGATAAAGTTTATACTTATATCTCTACTTTAAAAGATTCTAAACATTTACAAAGTTTGTATTATAATTTATTTGCAAAAAAAGATGATATAAATTTAGATTTATCATTTATAAAAAATGAAACTAAGATTAATGAAAAATATAAAGATTATTTAGATAATCAAATTAGTCTAAACTGGAAAGATTTAAATTATGTAAATCATATAATAAAATCAGCAAATGTAGTTCAAACTTTAGGCCATGCTGATTACAGAATCATTTTAGAAAGAGTCGAAAAGTTAGAAAAAGAGCTTTTGGATAATCAAACAATACAGCAAGTTTTAGAAATCGCAAAACGA from Arcobacter venerupis includes these protein-coding regions:
- a CDS encoding methyltransferase domain-containing protein; the encoded protein is MKRITNESMFEIISYLEEELKNKNEVLFEVLNPDIKIDIYAGEIIKLENQEFVYRSYKSWTDLAELLFSKLLIVSIKVQTVVIKLQKLNKNDSFHKDLNDEKNEKYGELSTFFRINKNEEPAFLYAYINALKNVKIEEKRNILNLGINKADEFEIIKKLVDEDVLKQMHFIGIDYSSSAIEYSKKRFPQDNFNFYNQDINKLEELNLKKADLIISIGTLQSSGLNFKLLFMDLIQNYLEDKGSIILGFPNCRWINGEMIYGAKAANYSYSEQSVLYKDVYFCKKYLQQKKYRVTLTGKNYLFLTATSIK
- a CDS encoding disulfide oxidoreductase is translated as MSLDLSKRSDSLSLAFIFLAFLVSLVATLGSLFFSQIMNFIPCSLCWYQRIFMYPLVFLFLINLLFPDDKIFKYTFPIVLIGWSISIYHNLLMYKIIPEDLSPCVQGVPCSTMYINWLGFITIPLLSFFAYTIILILLIILKKEINEK
- a CDS encoding thioredoxin domain-containing protein translates to MKNKKLVGITLFVLVVLFIALGYFYKNSQNNKESSLVSSNTTSLVKQQSISFGENKQNVTVVEFLDPECESCALFYPIMRKLYKEHYSDIKLVIRYLANHKNSKFAIQILEASREQNKYEEVLNIIFEKQSLWADHNNEKPELLWTFLSQIDGLNIDKLKEDMKNPKIDEILNNDAKDAKDLEVRGTPTVFVNNKKLQRLSEKDLFDLVETEIYK